The nucleotide sequence AGGCCACGGGCGTTCATGAGCGCGCCGATGCCCACCGCCTCGCGGTGGGGCTCGCCGCTGAATCTCGCCGCCGCGTAGCAGGCGCCCCCCTTGCCGAGCGTCGCGGCGAGGAGGACCAGGAGGGCCAGCCCCCAGAGCGCGAACGAGTTCACGAGTCCGATCCGGGTGTTCAGGCCCGAGTAGACGAAGAAGAGGGGGAGCAGGAGGTTCACCGTGAGCGGCTGGATCTGCTTCTCGATGCGCCGGGCGATCTCCCCCCGCGGCATCGCCGCGCCGAGGACGAAGGCGCCGAAGACGGCGTAGATCCCGACCATGTCGGTGTACCAGGCCGCGGCCGCGAGGAGCATGAGCGCCCCGGGGAGGGCGACGCTGTCGTAGGCCTCGCGCTTCTCGATCCACGCTCCCGCGCGGGCCAGGAGGGGCCTGAGGACGAAGAACGCGAAGACGCCGAAGGCGACGCCTCCGCCGATCGCCCAGACGGCGATCGAGGCCTGCCCCGAGAAGCTCGCGAGGACGACCGCGAGGATGCACCAGGCCGCCGCGTCGTCGGCCGAGCCGGCCGCCAGCGCCAGGGTGCCCATCGAGGTCCCCGAGAGCCCGCGCTCGTAGATGATCCGCGCGAGCATTGGGAAGGCGGTGATCGACATCGCCGCGCCCATGAAGAGCGCCGCCTCGCCAATCGAGACCTTCTCGGCGAAGAGCGCCGTGTCGCCGTGGAACGCCCAGGCGATCGCCGCTCCGAGCGTGAATGGGACCAGAATTCCCGCCCACGACACGGTCACGGCGCTCTTCGCCCGCGTCCGCAGGAGCTCCACGTCGAAGTCGAGGCCGACGAGGAACATGTAGAGGACGAGGCCGATCTGCGCGACGACGTAGATGACCGGCATCACCGCCTTCGGGAAGAGCGCCGCCTGGGCCTGGGGAGCGATCAGCCCGAGGAGCGAGGGGCCTATCAGGACGCCGGCGATCATCTCCCCCACGACCTGCGGCTGGCCGACGAAACGCGCCAGGTAGCCGACGAGGCGGCACGCCAGGAGGATCGCCGCCAGCGCCAGGAAGAAGACGATCGACAGCTCGTGATTCGACATCTGGCGCGCACTTTACCCGGAGTCGCAGACAGCCGCGCGCCCGTCCGAAGGCCTGCGACGACGAGGCCTTGCGGCGGCTATTCGAAGTAGCCCGACACGTCGAGAACGACGTCGACCTGCCCGGTCGAGGCGTTCGTCGCCTTGAGCGTCCCGCTCCCGTCCGCCGCCAGGAGCATCACGGCTCCGACCGCCCGCGTCCGCCCCACCGCGAAGGCCACCGTGGAAGTCGCCGGGGACGCCAGAAGGTGTCCGGGGAAGAGGCTCAGTGTGCCCGGCGCCGCGGGCGAGACGGCCGTGACGTTCACGACGAGCGCGTACGCCGATGCCGGGACACCGCACTCTCCGGCGACAGTGAAGGCGCGTGTCTCCGCGGGCGCCAGCGGCCCCCCCGACGTCCGGGTATCGACCGCGCGGCACGGCGCGAGCACGTGGAGCTCCGAGCCCACGACGCCGAACGTGGCCGACCGCGAGAGGTCGGCCGCTGGCGTGGTGACTGTATGCGTCTGAGCCTCTCCGTCCGACCACGACGAGAAGACGAGCCTCCGACCGTCGGGGAGGACCTGGTCGGGCGCGCCGAGCGTGAGACCCCACCCTTCCCACGACACGAACGTGGCCGGCGCCGTCACCCCCTCGCCGTTCACCGTCAGCCGCGCGCCCCCGGGGACGCTCCCGAGCGTGACATTCCACTTCCGTGGCTGGAGATCGAGCCGCACGTCCGGTGAGAAGAGGCCGCTGGCGTCTTCGGCCTGCAGGTGGACCTCGAGGAAGCTGTTCGCCGCCGCCGCCAGGTCTTCCGGGCCCGGTGCGGCGAACGAGATTCCCGCCCCCGTCCCCGACAGGAAAGGGTGCGTGTGGACGTCGTGATGGAGAAGGACCGTCCAGTGGAGGCGCTCCGGCGGAACCGCCCCTTCATCGGGGTCCGTCCCCGACCCGGTGATGGTCACGGCCTGTCCCACTCCGAAGCTGGCGCCTCCCGGCGGCGCGTCGATCGACGCCGTTGGGGGCCTGTTCCCGACGCTGATCGTCACGGAGGCCGGCGCAGAGAACGCGAGAGCCTGGTCGCGCACCCGGAGCGAAGCGAGGAACGCGCCGCTTGCGGGGTAGGTCTTCGACGTCGAAGGGGCAGCAGTCTGCACGACGGGGCTCCCGTCTCCGAAGTCCCAGAAGTACGCCAGCGTGTCGCCCGCGTTCGGGTCGGAGCTGCCGGCGCCCGAGAAGGTCACCTCGAGCGGGGGGTCTCCCGCGGTCGGATTGGCACCGATGACGGCCGACGGCGGCTGGTTTGATCCGGCGTGGGCGTATCTCAGCCGGCGGACCTGGCCGCCGGAGGCGTACGTCGTGTAGTAGAGCGCCTGCGTCTCTCCGTGCGGCCCGAAGAGGAGCGTCGTCGCGCTCGAGCCTCCGAGGCCCGAGACGAACGTCGTCGCGCTGGCAGGCGGCGCCCCGGAGGCCGGGATCCGGAAGATCGCGCCGCAGACGTAGTCGGCCAGGAGGTACGACCCGTCGTACTCCGCCGGCCAGACGCCGTTCGGGACGAATGCGCCCCCCGTGATCGAGTTGCATCCCGAGATCGACGTTCCCGGCACGACGGACGGGCCGTGGG is from Holophagales bacterium and encodes:
- a CDS encoding cation:proton antiporter translates to MSNHELSIVFFLALAAILLACRLVGYLARFVGQPQVVGEMIAGVLIGPSLLGLIAPQAQAALFPKAVMPVIYVVAQIGLVLYMFLVGLDFDVELLRTRAKSAVTVSWAGILVPFTLGAAIAWAFHGDTALFAEKVSIGEAALFMGAAMSITAFPMLARIIYERGLSGTSMGTLALAAGSADDAAAWCILAVVLASFSGQASIAVWAIGGGVAFGVFAFFVLRPLLARAGAWIEKREAYDSVALPGALMLLAAAAWYTDMVGIYAVFGAFVLGAAMPRGEIARRIEKQIQPLTVNLLLPLFFVYSGLNTRIGLVNSFALWGLALLVLLAATLGKGGACYAAARFSGEPHREAVGIGALMNARGLMELIILNIGLERGVITPTLFSIMVVMAIVTTLTALPVFNLAFGRQVVGESAVARPATAPGPLLDD
- a CDS encoding PQQ-dependent sugar dehydrogenase gives rise to the protein MDLRRALRTRFSALLLFAAVSAADAQPVVPAGFVDELVATVGGPTAMAFTPDGRLLVTRQSGSLRVVSAAGALLPTPALTLPSSQICTNFERGLLGVAVDPAFGANRYVYLFYTRNVTGSCATGVAGARNRVSRFVLPDSNVIDPGTETVLVDGIRSFGGNHNGGDLRFGRDGFLYVSTGDGGTDYAGDSGSAGANDAARDQFHLLGKILRITRDGGIPASNPFQGAGTARCNATGETTPGNRCQETFAWGFRNPFRFATDPNTAGTRIFVNDIGQGVREEVDALTAGADYGWNCREGTRVNSTTGKCSPTPAGISDPFFEYSHGPSVVPGTSISGCNSITGGAFVPNGVWPAEYDGSYLLADYVCGAIFRIPASGAPPASATTFVSGLGGSSATTLLFGPHGETQALYYTTYASGGQVRRLRYAHAGSNQPPSAVIGANPTAGDPPLEVTFSGAGSSDPNAGDTLAYFWDFGDGSPVVQTAAPSTSKTYPASGAFLASLRVRDQALAFSAPASVTISVGNRPPTASIDAPPGGASFGVGQAVTITGSGTDPDEGAVPPERLHWTVLLHHDVHTHPFLSGTGAGISFAAPGPEDLAAAANSFLEVHLQAEDASGLFSPDVRLDLQPRKWNVTLGSVPGGARLTVNGEGVTAPATFVSWEGWGLTLGAPDQVLPDGRRLVFSSWSDGEAQTHTVTTPAADLSRSATFGVVGSELHVLAPCRAVDTRTSGGPLAPAETRAFTVAGECGVPASAYALVVNVTAVSPAAPGTLSLFPGHLLASPATSTVAFAVGRTRAVGAVMLLAADGSGTLKATNASTGQVDVVLDVSGYFE